CGTGGATGCATTCGAAGGAGTCATAAGTTACCTGCAGGGTTGAATACGGAGAAGCCGCGCAGTGTAACATTTTAAATGTGACGAATTTAACGTTTTGACAACTTTTCAGGCTTTTCAAAGCGCTTGCGTGGCTGCTCGCATAATCAGAAAAACGTGTTTTTAGGTATTTAAGAAGAGTAAGAGGAAGAAATATTATAGCACCTGGTGCTATATTTAAGGTTACAGGATGTCAGCCGATGCGTGTTTTCAAAACTAAATGGTTTACCAGGGAAGCCCGAACCCATGCGATTGATGATGATGAATTATGTACAGCGATTGAGGCAACCATTCAGGGAAAAGCAGATAACCTTGGTGGCGGGGTTTACAAAAAACGCCTCAATAAGAATCGCGATCGCGCAATTATCCTGGCAAAGGGGGCTGAGCATTGGTTTTACACGTTTTTATACGCCAAACAGGATATCGCCAATATCGATAATCGAGAGCTAGCGGCATTCCGTGAGTTAGCCAGGCATTATTCCCTTCTCAGCGAGGAGAAAATGGCCGCATTGGTTAAGCGAAAAGAATTGGTGGAGATTTGTCATGATTGCAAAAACTAAATTCAAAAGCCCAGCTTTTGAAGCTATCCATAGCGCTGCTGCGGGTTTGTACAGTGTTGATGCCATTCCACAGGAGACAATGCGCAGCTTCGATGAAGCCTGTCTCAGCAACGTAAGCGATCTTCAACCTGGTGAAATTAAGGCTCTGCGGGAGCATTTCAACGTCAGCCAGCCCGTTTTTGCGCGCTATCTGAACACCAGCGTTTCCACGATCCAAAAATGGGAAAGCGGGGCAAAACGCCCCGGTGGGCTGGCGCTGAAATTACTCAACATCGTGCAAAAACATGGGCTAGAGGTACTGGCGTAATAGATTACTCCGGGCCACTATCGATTATTTAGCCTTATGCGCCGCCGTCGCCAGACCGCAAATCCACTCCTGATGGCCGTTTATCATCGGATTGGGTACGGTTCGCGCCAACTCCTGCGCCGGTACGCCTTTCTGTGACTCCTGGGTCAAAATACGCACCCGCCCGCCGGGTAAATCCTCAAACAGCCAGGCGTGGATCACGTCGAGGCGCGTAGTCTCATCGCCTTCCGCCCAGCCGTGCCAGGCCACGCGCGCTGCTTGTCCGGCGACCGGTGGAACGTACTCGGTGACCTGTGCTTCAATCGGGAAGCCGAAAGTGGAGAAACGAAAGCGGGCGTTGGCGCTCAGCTTCGGGCCGCTGCCGTCGTGAAAACGGATATCGGCGACGTTGCTGTAGTAGCCCGGCCACAGGGTGGTATCGTCAAGCTGCGCCCAGATTTGTGCCGCCGTCAGGCCGCTGACGATGATTTCGTTGGAAGCGAAGTTATCGGTGGTGCCCGGCAGGTAATCTTGCGGCCAGATGATGGCGCTTTGTTGCGATGGCTGTTGCATGGTGGACCTCGTCAGTGTGTGTTTTAACGAGGTCAACTATGCGACGGAGAGTGATATAAATCGAATCACCATCTTTTATAAACATCATTACAGATAGTGATATCAGTGTAGCCAGTGGACGCCATCTTCCGGTAAAAACAGCGTGTTATAGCGTTCTTGCAGAGCGTGCAGCTCGCTAATTTCCGGCTCCAGCTCGCGGAGGAAACCTTGCGCGAGGCGGATTTGCGCTTCGGTAATCGGTGCCGCAAGGCGGGCCTTTTGCATCAACCGATACCAGTAGTGCAGGTTCTGCTCGCTGCCATCAACGATCCCCACCTGCCAGATAAGCAGCACCTGAGCGGCATTTTGCAGATGCGCTTCATTAGGCCGCTCAAGATAGCGCAGATACTCGTGACCGGCGGTTTTTCCAAGCTGATCGATCATCGATTCCAGCGGCACCGGCGTAATCCCTAATCGTTCGCTCAGACGGCGAATTGCACGGCGTGAATCAGAGGTAAGCACCCGAAATCCCACAACAAATACCACTATCAGCGTGGCCAGTCCTAACCAGATCATGCATCCTCTCATTTCATACCCGTCATACTTCAAGCTGCAGATGCGTTGGCTACGCTCGTTCACCTCAGTCACATAGTTATCTATGCTCCTGAGGATTCGCTCCCTTGCCGCCTTTCTGCAACATGAATTATTTAGGGTATCCCTCAGATCCACTATCATAATGGGAATTTGCCTGCTGTCGACCGTCGGACGTACCATAATGTGACTTATCGCGGCTGCGGATAGCTATCATGAAAGCTGATATCAGAAACCTCGATCTTAACCTGCTGAAAACGCTGGATGCGCTGCTCGATGAACGCAGCGTCACCCGGGCGGCGACGCGGCTTTCGCTCACCCAACCGGCGGTGAGCGGCATGCTGACCCGGCTGCGCGAAGCCTTTAACGACCCGCTCTTTATTCGCGCCCCGCACGGGATGGTGCCGACCCTGCGCGCTCAGGCGCTGGCCTCGCCGGTCAAACAGCTGCTGACCGATGCCGAAGCCCTGCTGCAGCCCGCCGTTTTCGAACCGCTCAATGCCGATTTCACCTGGACTATCGCCGCCACCGACTATGCGCTGAAAGCGGTGATCGTGCCGTTTATCGCGGCTCTGAAGCCGCTGGCGCCGGGCATCCGTGTGCGCATTATTCCGGAATCGCCTACCACACTGTTCGCCCAGACCGAGCGCGGCGAAGTGGATATCGCGCTGCTGACTCCGCACTCTACGCCGCCGGATCTGCACAGCCGGGCGCTGTATCAGGAGGAGTACGTGTGCCTGATGCGCGCGGATCACCCGCAGGCTGCCGCGCCGCTGACCCTGGATTTATTCTGCGAGCTGGAGCATGTGCTGGTCTCCTGGCAGGGCGATAGTTTTCGCGGCGTGACCGATGACGCGCTGGCGACGCTGGGTTGTTCCCGGCGAGTTGGGCTGTCGGTGAGCAGTTTTCTGGTTCTGCCGGAGGTGCTGGCGGTCAGCGATATGATAGCCGTGGTGCCGCGTCGGCTGGCGAAGATGGCATCAGGGATGAAAATCTCGCCGCCGCCGTTGGCGATACCCGGTTTTACCAAAAGCATGGCCTGGCACGAACGCAGCCATCGCGACCCGGCGCAGCAGTGGCTGCGGGAGCTGTTGCACCAGACGGCCCAGCAGGAAGCATAAACAAGCCCGGCGCAAAGGCCGGGCAAAGTGACTCACACCCAATGACTCAGGCAGTCTGCAAAGTTTGTGTCTTTTTCTGGCGGCGGATTTTACGTTCTTCAAAGACCGCGACGATAGCCATCAGGCAGATACAAGCAATCGCCGCCGCATCCAGAGCGGCAAAGGTGCCCGCCCAGCCGGTGAGGCCGAAAATCGGCGTACCGTCGGCAATCATCCCGAGGCCCAGTTTGGCAAAGCTGTCGCCGATCAGATAGGCGAAGGTACCTTTAATCCCATCGGCAGCGCCAATGGCTTTTTTCGGCACAAAGCCCACGGCGGCAACGCCGATCAGTAGCTGCGGGCCAAACACCAGGAAGCCAAGCGCAAACAGCGATGCCAGGTAGACGTACTGGTTGCTGGCGTGCTGATAAACGCCAAGCGTGGCGATAATCAGCGCCAGCGCGACGCAGGCCACCAGCGCGCGACGTCCGTTCGCCAGATCCGACAACCAACCCCACAGCAGCGTGCCGACCAGCGCGCCCACCTCAAACAGGGTAAAGCCCTGAATCGCCACTTCTTTAGAAAGCTTCAACTCCTGGAAAGCATAAACGGTAGACCACTGGTCAATACCGATGCGCACCACGTACAGGAAGATGTTGGAGAAGCACAGCAGCCAGATAACTTTGTTCTTCAGCACGTACTCGACGAAGATCTGCCACTTGGTCATGGCGTTCTCTTCTGTCTCTTTGTCTTCTTCGCTGATCTCTTCGCCAAACAGCTCTTCAGCGTTGCCGAGGCCGTAGGATTCCGGGGAGTCGCTGCCAAAGCGCAGGCCGATAAAACCCACAATCAGCGCGATGATCGACGGGAAGATAAACATACCGATGACGTGACCGTCGAACAGGTAGTTGGCACCAAACAGCGCCACGCCCGCCGCGCCCGCGCCGCCGAGGTTGTGGGAGATATTCCAGAAGCCAAGGAAGGTGCCGCGCTTACGCCGAGGCGTCCACTTAGTAATGGTCGAATAGCTGCACGAACCGCCGGTGCTCTGGAAGAAGCCGCTCAGGGCGTAGAAAGCAATCATCAGGAACAGGCTGGTCGACCCCGCGCCCATGCTGGCGCTGAAGCCGAGCATACAGATGGCGGAGAGGATCAGCATAAACGGCAGGAACTGCTTGGTGTTCTTGCCGTCGGCGTAGTAGGAGACCAGCGTTTTACCTACACCGTAGGTGATGGAGAAGCCGAGGCCAATCATCCCCAACTGCGTCATGCTCAACCCGTAGGTGGAGATCATGTCGTTCTGCGCAATGTTAAAGTTCTTGCGGATCAGGTACATGGTCAGGTAGCCGATGAAAACCACCAGGTACGACTGCATGAACGGTTTGAACCACATTTTGCGCCGCGCTTCGAGCGGCAGATCCAGGGTCGGCTTGCGCACCTGGTTTAGAAAGGCCAGCATTTGACACTCCCGAGCTAATTTTTATACCTGCGAATGGCAGGCATTGTAAAAATCAGCCAGGAGACACGCCTGAGACAGCGTCCAGGCGAAACCGGGAAAATTTCTTAGTTTTACGCCATTCGACTGAGAAAGGTGAAGTCGGTCACGCTTCGCGCGGTGCCTGGGCGTTTAAAAACGGCAGCAACAGCAAGGCAGAAATACCTGCCGCAATGGCAATCACCACAAAGAATCCGGTCCAGTGCCAGATCTCCATCACCTGCGCCAGCGGCCAGCCGGAGAGCGATGCGCCAAGGTAGGCAAACAGACCCACAAAGCCGGTTGCTGCACCCGCCGCTTCTTTGTGCGAGCACTCCGCTGCCGCCATGCCGATCAGCATTTGCGGGCCAAAAACGAAGAAACCGGTGGTAAAGAAGCAGGCTGCCTGCATTACGTAACTGGCAAATGGCATCAGCCACAGACCGCCGACGGAGAGTAAAATTCCGGCGGCGAAAATCAGGTTCATCGGCCCGCGATTGCCGTTAAACAACTTATCTGAGCCCCAGCCAGCCACCAGTGCGCCGATAAACCCGCCCAGCTCGAACATGGTCACCGCCGAGTTGGCAGTCACCAGATCGACGCCGAGGGTCTCTGACATATACAGGTTGCCCCAGTCGTTAATCGCCGCCCGCACCACGTACACCAGCACGTAGCACAGGGAGAGCAGCCAGATATAGGGGTTCAGCAGCACGTATTTGGTGAGGATCTCCTTGCGGGTCAGCCCCGCACCTTCCTGCTGCTGGGCAATCTCCAACTCATCGTGCCGCCAGTCGCCCACCGCCGGTAGTCCTACAGCCTGCGGCCGATCGCGCAGCCGCCAGCAGAGGAACAGTCCGGCGAAGATTGCCA
This Klebsiella sp. RHBSTW-00484 DNA region includes the following protein-coding sequences:
- a CDS encoding type II toxin-antitoxin system RelE/ParE family toxin; this encodes MRVFKTKWFTREARTHAIDDDELCTAIEATIQGKADNLGGGVYKKRLNKNRDRAIILAKGAEHWFYTFLYAKQDIANIDNRELAAFRELARHYSLLSEEKMAALVKRKELVEICHDCKN
- a CDS encoding helix-turn-helix domain-containing protein; the protein is MIAKTKFKSPAFEAIHSAAAGLYSVDAIPQETMRSFDEACLSNVSDLQPGEIKALREHFNVSQPVFARYLNTSVSTIQKWESGAKRPGGLALKLLNIVQKHGLEVLA
- a CDS encoding SRPBCC domain-containing protein, whose protein sequence is MQQPSQQSAIIWPQDYLPGTTDNFASNEIIVSGLTAAQIWAQLDDTTLWPGYYSNVADIRFHDGSGPKLSANARFRFSTFGFPIEAQVTEYVPPVAGQAARVAWHGWAEGDETTRLDVIHAWLFEDLPGGRVRILTQESQKGVPAQELARTVPNPMINGHQEWICGLATAAHKAK
- a CDS encoding DUF1198 domain-containing protein, translated to MIWLGLATLIVVFVVGFRVLTSDSRRAIRRLSERLGITPVPLESMIDQLGKTAGHEYLRYLERPNEAHLQNAAQVLLIWQVGIVDGSEQNLHYWYRLMQKARLAAPITEAQIRLAQGFLRELEPEISELHALQERYNTLFLPEDGVHWLH
- a CDS encoding LysR family transcriptional regulator, yielding MKADIRNLDLNLLKTLDALLDERSVTRAATRLSLTQPAVSGMLTRLREAFNDPLFIRAPHGMVPTLRAQALASPVKQLLTDAEALLQPAVFEPLNADFTWTIAATDYALKAVIVPFIAALKPLAPGIRVRIIPESPTTLFAQTERGEVDIALLTPHSTPPDLHSRALYQEEYVCLMRADHPQAAAPLTLDLFCELEHVLVSWQGDSFRGVTDDALATLGCSRRVGLSVSSFLVLPEVLAVSDMIAVVPRRLAKMASGMKISPPPLAIPGFTKSMAWHERSHRDPAQQWLRELLHQTAQQEA
- the uhpT gene encoding hexose-6-phosphate:phosphate antiporter, which produces MLAFLNQVRKPTLDLPLEARRKMWFKPFMQSYLVVFIGYLTMYLIRKNFNIAQNDMISTYGLSMTQLGMIGLGFSITYGVGKTLVSYYADGKNTKQFLPFMLILSAICMLGFSASMGAGSTSLFLMIAFYALSGFFQSTGGSCSYSTITKWTPRRKRGTFLGFWNISHNLGGAGAAGVALFGANYLFDGHVIGMFIFPSIIALIVGFIGLRFGSDSPESYGLGNAEELFGEEISEEDKETEENAMTKWQIFVEYVLKNKVIWLLCFSNIFLYVVRIGIDQWSTVYAFQELKLSKEVAIQGFTLFEVGALVGTLLWGWLSDLANGRRALVACVALALIIATLGVYQHASNQYVYLASLFALGFLVFGPQLLIGVAAVGFVPKKAIGAADGIKGTFAYLIGDSFAKLGLGMIADGTPIFGLTGWAGTFAALDAAAIACICLMAIVAVFEERKIRRQKKTQTLQTA
- a CDS encoding MFS transporter; amino-acid sequence: MFAFLKSPPDAQPIADKQALDERYRYWRRHILLTIWLGYALFYFTRKSFNAAVPEILASNVLTRSDIGLLATLFYITYGLSKFFSGIVSDRSNARYFMGIGLVATGVVNILFGFSTSLWAFALLWALNAFFQGWGSPVCARLLTAWYSRTERGGWWALWNTAHNVGGALIPMVVGAAALHYGWRTGMMIAGMLAIFAGLFLCWRLRDRPQAVGLPAVGDWRHDELEIAQQQEGAGLTRKEILTKYVLLNPYIWLLSLCYVLVYVVRAAINDWGNLYMSETLGVDLVTANSAVTMFELGGFIGALVAGWGSDKLFNGNRGPMNLIFAAGILLSVGGLWLMPFASYVMQAACFFTTGFFVFGPQMLIGMAAAECSHKEAAGAATGFVGLFAYLGASLSGWPLAQVMEIWHWTGFFVVIAIAAGISALLLLPFLNAQAPREA